Proteins encoded within one genomic window of Panicum virgatum strain AP13 chromosome 1N, P.virgatum_v5, whole genome shotgun sequence:
- the LOC120653771 gene encoding protein diaphanous homolog 1-like produces MSLESPYPPLLNGSSTTGSMFSGAACATASAATPPSSALAGSGVRVFSTAGALSADSTTVPPSTPALEGSGAGVSPSPWPAGLSYVPPPAPPSPASSWAEASAPPPPAPMPSWAALSASPLPASF; encoded by the coding sequence atgtccctcgAGTCCCCGTACCCGCCGCTGCTCaacggcagctccaccaccggctCCATGTTCTCCGGCGCCGCTTGCGCCACCGCCTCTGCAGCAACACCCCCGTCCTCAGCCCTCGCGGGCTCAGGGGTGCGGGTCTTTTCCACTGCTGGCGCCCTCAGCGCCGACTCCACTACCGTGCCCCCCTCGACCccggccctcgagggctcgggggCGGGGGTCTCTCCCTCCCCTTGGCCGGCGGGGCTCTCCTATGTGcccccaccagctcctccttCTCCTGCTTCCAGCTGGGCGGAGGCATCcgctccgcccccgccggctCCAATGCCCAGCTGGGCGGCGCTCTCCGCGTCACCCCTGCCGGCTTCCTTCTAA